The genomic region TCAGCCGATCTGCAGCAATACCCTTGCTCTCCAGATATTGCACCACCGCATTGGCACGACGCTTGGATAGACGCAGGTTGTATGCATAGGAGCCGATAGCGTCGGTGTAACCGTTCACCTCCACTTTCATATCCGGGTGGGCCCTCAGGGTCTCGGCGGCCTCATCTAGTACAGGCATATCCTCTGGGCGGATCTTCGCTTTATCGAAATCGAAGTGGACGCCGCGCAGTATTAGCTTCTCGTGTGACGGCGGAGGAGGTGGGGGAGGAGGCGGAGGTGGTGGAGGTGGAGGAAGACAAATCGCACTGGCCGATACTTTGTAGTACTGAAAGAGGAACCATTCGCGGAACTTAAGCTCGGTCGTCACGTTCGTGAGCATGCCGGTTGGACATGCCCGAACGAGATCCATGTTCGTGAACTCGGTCAGGTCACCAGGG from Candidatus Binataceae bacterium harbors:
- a CDS encoding OmpA family protein produces the protein MKYRDSLVGLAVAICLTVSGCKILQSSTIMDREGSGQPVSGVESSFGVLHLTVPGDLTEFTNMDLVRACPTGMLTNVTTELKFREWFLFQYYKVSASAICLPPPPPPPPPPPPPPPSHEKLILRGVHFDFDKAKIRPEDMPVLDEAAETLRAHPDMKVEVNGYTDAIGSYAYNLRLSKRRANAVVQYLESKGIAADRLIPQGFGKTNFVATNKTAEGRAQNRRVELVPVGQ